A genomic window from Bubalus bubalis isolate 160015118507 breed Murrah chromosome X, NDDB_SH_1, whole genome shotgun sequence includes:
- the PCSK1N gene encoding proSAAS: protein MAGSPLLHGPRAGGVGLLVLLLLGLLEPPRTLCARPVKEPRSLGAASPPLAEASGHRRFRRAVQRGEAAGAVQELARALAHLLEAERQERARAEAQEAEDQQARVLAQLRRIWGAPRTSDPALGLENDPDAPATQLARALLRARLDPAALAAQLVPAPAPAAALRLRPPVYDDGPTGSDGEDAGDETPDLDPELLRYLLGRILTGIADTESVAAPRRLRRAADQDTGPELPPEGVLGALLRVKRLETPAPQAPARRLLP from the exons ATGGCGGGGTCGCCACTGCTCCACGGGCCGCGGGCCGGGGGCGTCGGCCTTTTGGTGCTGCTGCTCTTGGGCTTACTTGAGCCACCCCGCACTCTCTGCGCAAGGCCGGTAAAG GAGCCCCGCAGCCTGGGCGCAGCCTCGCCGCCCTTGGCTGAGGCCAGCGGTCACCGCCGCTTCCGGCGGGCGGTGCAGAGGGGAGAGGCTGCGGGGGCTGTGCAGGAGCTGGCGCGGGCGCTGGCGCACCTGCTGGAGGCCGAACGGCAGGAGCGGGCGCGGGCTGAGGCGCAGGAGGCCGAGGATCAGCAGGCGCGCGTCCTGGCGCAGCTCCGGCGCATCTGGGGCGCACCCCGCACCAGTGACCCGGCCCTGGGCCTGGAGAACGACCCCGACGCGCCCGCCACGCAGCTCGCCCGCGCCCTGCTCCGCGCCCGCCTGGACCCGGCGGCCCTGGCAGCCCAGCTtgtccccgcccctgcccccgccgCGGCGCTCAGACTCCGGCCCCCCGTCTACGACGATGGCCCCACAGGCTCCGATGGCGAGGACGCCGGCGACGAGACGCCAGACCTGGACCCCGAGCTGCTGAG GTATTTGTTGGGGCGGATCCTAACGGGAATCGCCGACACCGAATCCGTCGCTGCCCCGCGTCGCCTCCGCCGCGCCGCCGACCAGGATACTGGCCCTGAGCTACCCCCTGAGGGTGTGCTGGGGGCCCTGCTGCGTGTGAAGCGTCTGGAGACCCCCGCACCCCAAGCGCCAGCGCGCCGCCTCCTGCCCTGA
- the HDAC6 gene encoding histone deacetylase 6 isoform X2, producing the protein MTSTGQDSTTPKERRNRHNPHSPTHDSSITSKRGVKKGAILRSSPSLAEVKKKGRMKKLSQTAEQDLIMGLQGLNLNLEARTLSGTGLVFDEQLNEFHCLWDDSFPERPARLHAIKEQLIQEGLLDRCVSFQARFAKKEELMLVHSLEYIDLMETTQYMNEEELHVLADTYDSVYLHPNSYTCACLASGSVLRLVDAVLEAEIRNGMAIIRPPGHHAQHSLMDGYCMFNHVAVAARYAQQKHDIQRVLIVDWDVHHGQGIQFAFDQDPSVLYFSIHRYEQGRFWPHLKASNWSTTGLGQGQGYTINVPWNQVGMQDADYIAAFLHVLLPVAFEFQPQLVLVAAGFDALQGDPKGEMAATPAGFAQLTHLLMGLAEGKLILSLEGGYNLRSLAEGVSASLHTLLGDPCPVLESPGAPCPSAQASLSCTLEALEPFWESLVRSVESLEEKDTVEKDDVEEEEERLPQSPELSVPIWPVLQARTGLVYDQQMMDHHNLWDNYHPEMPQRIHFIMHHLDELGLAKRCHSLPARPATDAELLTCHSAEHLERLRATEKMKTRELRREGANYDSIYICSSTFACAQLAAGAACRLVEAVLAGEVLNGVAVVRPPGHHAEPDAACGFCFFNSVAVAARHAQAISGHALRILIVDWDIHHGNGTQHIFEEDPSVLYISLHRYDHGTFFPMGNEGACTRIGKATGTGFTVNVAWNGPHMGDADYLAAWHRLVLPIAYEFNPELVLVSAGFDAARGDPLGGCQVSPEGYAHLTHQLMGLANGHIILILEGGYNLTSISESMAACTRSLLGDPLPLLTRLRPPLSGAQASITKTIQVHRRYWRSLRVMKRKNKEELSSSKLITKKPSQPASSGLANVTTTVEGNILEAGMGQAASEASVKESTPDQTESARAPVELTQSQSSDTATQGAALDQTISEGATGGAELIQNPPASCINNRIPPALPVQGATAQTSPSKLMTNLRILDLDSTTQEPSEEEGLLGEAAGGQDTNESVPVQVFGDHADTDEDLLAVKNIAHQNKFGEDIPHSD; encoded by the exons ATGACCTCCACCGGTCAGGATTCCACCACACCCAAGGAGCGAAGGAATAGGCACaatccccactcccccacccacgACTCCAGCATCACCTCG AAGCGAGGTGTTAAAAAGGGTGCCATACTCCGCTCCAGCCCCAGTCTAGCGGAGGTAAAGAAGAAAGGCAGAATGAAGAAGCTTAGCCAAACAGCCGAGCAAGACCTAATCATGGGGCTACAAGGGCTG AATCTGAACCTGGAGGCCAGGACACTGTCTGGCACTGGCTTGGTGTTCGATGAACAGCTAAATGAATTCCACTGCCTCTGGGATGACAG CTTCCCGGAACGCCCAGCACGGCTCCATGCCATCAAGGAGCAACTGATCCAGGAGGGCCTCCTGGACCGCTGCGTGTCCTTTCAG GCCCGATTCGCCAAAAAGGAGGAGCTGATGTTGGTTCACAG CCTAGAATATATTGATCTGATGGAAACGACCCAGTACATGAACGAGGAGGAGCTCCACGTCCTAGCAGATACCTATGATTCAGTTTATCTGCATCCG AACTCATACACCTGTGCCTGCCTGGCCTCAGGCTCTGTCCTCAGGCTGGTGGATGCAGTCCTGGAGGCTGAGATCCGGAATGGCATGGCCATCATCAG gcCTCCTGGACACCACGCCCAGCACAGTCTCATGGATGGATATTGCATGTTCAACCACGTGGCCGTGGCTGCCCGTTACGCTCAACAGAAGCATGATATTCAGAG GGTCCTTATCGTGGATTGGGATGTGCACCATGGTCAGGGAATACAGTTCGCCTTTGACCAAGATCCTAG TGTCCTCTATTTCTCCATCCACCGCTATGAGCAGGGTCGGTTCTGGCCCCATCTTAAGGCCTCTAATTGGTCCACCACGGGTTTAGGCCAAGGCCAGGGATACACCATCAACGTGCCTTGGAACCAG GTGGGGATGCAAGATGCTGACTACATCGCCGCTTTCCTTCACGTCCTCCTGCCAGTTGCATTTGAG TTCCAGCCCCAGCTGGTCCTGGTAGCCGCTGGATTTGATGCCCTCCAAGGGGACCCCAAG GGTGAGATGGCCGCCACTCCAGCAGGGTTCGCCCAGCTCACCCATCTGCTCATGGGTCTGGCAGAAGGCAAGCTGATCCTCTCACTGGAG gGTGGCTATAATCTCCGCTCTCTGGCTGAAGGTGTCAGCGCCTCCCTCCACACCCTTCTGGGTGACCCTTGTCCTGTGTTAGAGTCTCCTGGTGCTCCCTGCCCAAG TGCCCAGGCATCACTCTCCTGTACTCTGGAAGCCCTGGAACCCTTCTGGGAGAGCCTTGTGAGATCAG TTGAGAGCCTGGAAGAAAAGGACACTGTGGAGAAGGATGAtgtggaagaggaggaagagagactgCCACAGTCCCCTGAGCTCTCCGTTCCGATATGGCCGGTGCTGCAGGCTCGCACGGGGTTGGTCTATGACCAGCAGATGATGGACCACCACAACTTGTGGGATAA CTACCACCCTGAGATGCCCCAGCGGATCCACTTTATCATGCATCACCTGGATGAACTGGGCCTTGCCAAGCGCTGCCACTCCCTGCCCGCAAGGCCCGCTACAGATGCTGAGCTGCTCACCTGCCACAG TGCTGAGCACTTGGAACGTCTACGGGCCACGGAGAAGATGAAGACCCGGGAGCTGCGCCGGGAGGGTGCCAACTATGACTCCATCTACATCTgctccagcacttttgcctgcGCACAGCTGGCTGCAGGGGCCGCCTGTCGCCTGGTGGAGGCAGTACTGGCAGGAGAG gtttTGAATGGCGTTGCTGTAGTGCGACCTCCTGGCCACCATGCAGAGCCGGATGCAGCttgtggtttctgtttttttaattctgtggctGTGGCTGCTCGCCATGCCCAGGCCATCAGTGGGCATGCGCTGCG GATCCTGATCGTGGACTGGGACATCCATCATGGTAATGGAACTCAGCACATATTTGAGGAGGACCccag TGTGCTGTACATTTCCCTGCACCGCTATGATCATGGTACCTTCTTTCCCATGGGGAACGAGGGTGCCTGTACCCGGATAGGTAAAGCTACAGGCACAGGATTCACTGTCAATGTGGCCTGGAATGGACCCCACATGGGTGATGCTGACTACCTGGCTGCCTGGCACCGTCTGGTGCTTCCTATTGCTTACGAG tttaaCCCAGAACTGGTGCTGGTCTCAGCTGGCTTCGACGCTGCTCGGGGGGATCCTCTGGGAGGCTGCCAGGTGTCGCCTGAGGGCTATGCCCACCTCACCCACCAGCTGATGGGCTTGGCCAATGGCCATATCATCCTAATCCTAGAG GGTGGTTATAACCTGACATCCATCTCAGAGTCCATGGCTGCCTGCACTCGCTCCCTCCTTGGGGATCCACTGCCCCTGCTCACCCGGCTGCGGCCCCCACTATCTGGAGCCCAGGCTTCCATCACTAAAACCATCCAAGTCCATCGAAGATACTGGCGCAGTTTGCGGGTCATGA AGCgcaaaaacaaagaggaactctCCAGTTCTAAGTTGATCACCAAGAAGCCATCCCAACCAGCCAGTTCTGGGTTAGCCAATGTGACGACCACAGTGGAAGGGAACatcctggaggcaggcatgggaCAGGCCGCCTCAGAAGCATCTGTGAAAGAGTCCACTCCAGATCAGACTGAGTCAGCGAGAGCTCCAGTAGAACTTACTCAGAGCCAGTCCTCAGACACAGCCACACAAGGAGCTGCACTGGACCAGACCATCTCAGAGGGGGCCACAGGGGGAGCTGAACTGATCCAAAACCCTCCAGCCTCATGCATCAACAACAGGATTCCTCCTGCCTTACCCGTGCAAGGAGCCACAGCCCAGACATCCCCTAGTAAGCTGATGACAAACCTCAGAATACTGGACCTAGATAGCACGACTCAG GAGCCCTCAGAAGAGGAAGGACTACTAGGAGAGGCAGCTGGAGGTCAGGACACAAATGAGTCAGTGCCAGTGCAGGTCTTTGGAGATCATGCTGACACTGACGAG GATCTCCTAGCAGTGAAGAACATCGCCCACCAGAACAAGTTTGGGGAAGACATACCCCATTCAGACTAA
- the ERAS gene encoding GTPase ERas, with the protein MPLPPWVRETTAVHAWGRGPRPPSTGSWHRCFPIPLPPCNGLCDLGSVIATHFPKPRCSRSSLHGSLSPGDPRPERRLLAPGPVSGPAVHISSLSCPLGAMAQPTKPDMFDLGLGTWSPRSREQSHRAWGSPSKGVGKKLPEYKAVVVGASGVGKSALTIQLNNQCFVEDHDPTIQDSYWKEMALDHGGCILNVLDTAGQATHQALRDQCVAIGDGVLGVFALDDPSSLAQLQQMRATWGPHHTQPLVLVGNKCDLVTTTGDARAAAAALAKSWGAPFVETSAKTRQGVVEAFSLLIQEIQRVREAMAKEATTGPGGDKGRHQKAMCHCGCSVA; encoded by the exons ATGCCCCTCCCTCCTTGGGTCAGGGAGACGACAGCGGTTCATGCCTGGGGGAGGGGTCCCCGACCACCTTCCACTGGCAGTTGGCACCGTTGCTTCCCAATTCCCCTGCCACCCTGCAATGGTCTGTGTGACCTCGGGTCAGTCATCGCCACTCACTTTCCCAAGCCTCGCTGTTCCCGTTCCTCATTGCATGGCAGCCTCAGCCCCGGTGACCCCCGCCCAGAGCGAAGGCTCCTCGCACCCGGCCCTGTCTCAG GGCCTGCTGTCCACATCTCTTCCTTGAGCTGCCCGCTTGGAGCCATGGCACAGCCAACAAAGCCTGACATGTTTGATTTGGGCCTGGGCACCTGGAGCCCTAGATCCCGGGAGCAGAGCCACAGGGCTTGGGGGTCGCCCTCCAAGGGTGTAGGCAAGAAGCTGCCTGAGTACAAGGCAGTGGTGGTGGGCGCAAGTGGTGTGGGAAAGAGTGCACTGACCATCCAGCTGAACAACCAGTGCTTTGTGGAAGACCACGACCCCACCATCCAGGATTCCTACTGGAAGGAGATGGCCCTAGACCACGGAGGCTGCATTCTGAACGTGCTGGACACAGCAGGGCAGGCCACTCATCAGGCCCTGCGTGACCAGTGTGTGGCGATTGGCGATGGTGTGCTGGGTGTCTTCGCCCTCGATGACCCCTCATCTCTAGCCCAGCTGCAGCAGATGCGGGCCACCTGGGGCCCACACCACACCCAGCCCCTTGTCCTTGTGGGCAACAAATGTGACCTTGTGACCACTACTGGAGATGCTCGTGCCGCTGCTGCAGCCCTCGCAAAAAGCTGGGGGGCCCCTTTCGTAGAGACCTCAGCCAAGACACGCCAGGGTGTGGTAGAGGCCTTTTCCCTACTCATCCAGGAGATCCAAAGGGTCCGAGAGGCCATGGCAAAGGAGGCCACGACAGGGCCAGGTGGGGATAAAGGCCGGCACCAGAAAGCCATGTGCCACTGTGGCTGCTCTGTGGCCTGA
- the HDAC6 gene encoding histone deacetylase 6 isoform X1, translated as MTSTGQDSTTPKERRNRHNPHSPTHDSSITSKRGVKKGAILRSSPSLAEVKKKGRMKKLSQTAEQDLIMGLQGLNLNLEARTLSGTGLVFDEQLNEFHCLWDDSFPERPARLHAIKEQLIQEGLLDRCVSFQARFAKKEELMLVHSLEYIDLMETTQYMNEEELHVLADTYDSVYLHPNSYTCACLASGSVLRLVDAVLEAEIRNGMAIIRPPGHHAQHSLMDGYCMFNHVAVAARYAQQKHDIQRVLIVDWDVHHGQGIQFAFDQDPSVLYFSIHRYEQGRFWPHLKASNWSTTGLGQGQGYTINVPWNQVGMQDADYIAAFLHVLLPVAFEFQPQLVLVAAGFDALQGDPKGEMAATPAGFAQLTHLLMGLAEGKLILSLEGGYNLRSLAEGVSASLHTLLGDPCPVLESPGAPCPSAQASLSCTLEALEPFWESLVRSVESLEEKDTVEKDDVEEEEERLPQSPELSVPIWPVLQARTGLVYDQQMMDHHNLWDNYHPEMPQRIHFIMHHLDELGLAKRCHSLPARPATDAELLTCHSAEHLERLRATEKMKTRELRREGANYDSIYICSSTFACAQLAAGAACRLVEAVLAGEVLNGVAVVRPPGHHAEPDAACGFCFFNSVAVAARHAQAISGHALRILIVDWDIHHGNGTQHIFEEDPSVLYISLHRYDHGTFFPMGNEGACTRIGKATGTGFTVNVAWNGPHMGDADYLAAWHRLVLPIAYEFNPELVLVSAGFDAARGDPLGGCQVSPEGYAHLTHQLMGLANGHIILILEGGYNLTSISESMAACTRSLLGDPLPLLTRLRPPLSGAQASITKTIQVHRRYWRSLRVMKRKNKEELSSSKLITKKPSQPASSGLANVTTTVEGNILEAGMGQAASEASVKESTPDQTESARAPVELTQSQSSDTATQGAALDQTISEGATGGAELIQNPPASCINNRIPPALPVQGATAQTSPSKLMTNLRILDLDSTTQEPSEEEGLLGEAAGGQDTNESVPVQVFGDHADTDEVMFYAVRPLLWCPHLAAVCPIPETGLNVTQPCQDCGTLQENWVCLSCYQIYCGRYINAHMLQHHEGSGHPLVLSYADLSAWCYHCQAYVHHKDLLAVKNIAHQNKFGEDIPHSD; from the exons ATGACCTCCACCGGTCAGGATTCCACCACACCCAAGGAGCGAAGGAATAGGCACaatccccactcccccacccacgACTCCAGCATCACCTCG AAGCGAGGTGTTAAAAAGGGTGCCATACTCCGCTCCAGCCCCAGTCTAGCGGAGGTAAAGAAGAAAGGCAGAATGAAGAAGCTTAGCCAAACAGCCGAGCAAGACCTAATCATGGGGCTACAAGGGCTG AATCTGAACCTGGAGGCCAGGACACTGTCTGGCACTGGCTTGGTGTTCGATGAACAGCTAAATGAATTCCACTGCCTCTGGGATGACAG CTTCCCGGAACGCCCAGCACGGCTCCATGCCATCAAGGAGCAACTGATCCAGGAGGGCCTCCTGGACCGCTGCGTGTCCTTTCAG GCCCGATTCGCCAAAAAGGAGGAGCTGATGTTGGTTCACAG CCTAGAATATATTGATCTGATGGAAACGACCCAGTACATGAACGAGGAGGAGCTCCACGTCCTAGCAGATACCTATGATTCAGTTTATCTGCATCCG AACTCATACACCTGTGCCTGCCTGGCCTCAGGCTCTGTCCTCAGGCTGGTGGATGCAGTCCTGGAGGCTGAGATCCGGAATGGCATGGCCATCATCAG gcCTCCTGGACACCACGCCCAGCACAGTCTCATGGATGGATATTGCATGTTCAACCACGTGGCCGTGGCTGCCCGTTACGCTCAACAGAAGCATGATATTCAGAG GGTCCTTATCGTGGATTGGGATGTGCACCATGGTCAGGGAATACAGTTCGCCTTTGACCAAGATCCTAG TGTCCTCTATTTCTCCATCCACCGCTATGAGCAGGGTCGGTTCTGGCCCCATCTTAAGGCCTCTAATTGGTCCACCACGGGTTTAGGCCAAGGCCAGGGATACACCATCAACGTGCCTTGGAACCAG GTGGGGATGCAAGATGCTGACTACATCGCCGCTTTCCTTCACGTCCTCCTGCCAGTTGCATTTGAG TTCCAGCCCCAGCTGGTCCTGGTAGCCGCTGGATTTGATGCCCTCCAAGGGGACCCCAAG GGTGAGATGGCCGCCACTCCAGCAGGGTTCGCCCAGCTCACCCATCTGCTCATGGGTCTGGCAGAAGGCAAGCTGATCCTCTCACTGGAG gGTGGCTATAATCTCCGCTCTCTGGCTGAAGGTGTCAGCGCCTCCCTCCACACCCTTCTGGGTGACCCTTGTCCTGTGTTAGAGTCTCCTGGTGCTCCCTGCCCAAG TGCCCAGGCATCACTCTCCTGTACTCTGGAAGCCCTGGAACCCTTCTGGGAGAGCCTTGTGAGATCAG TTGAGAGCCTGGAAGAAAAGGACACTGTGGAGAAGGATGAtgtggaagaggaggaagagagactgCCACAGTCCCCTGAGCTCTCCGTTCCGATATGGCCGGTGCTGCAGGCTCGCACGGGGTTGGTCTATGACCAGCAGATGATGGACCACCACAACTTGTGGGATAA CTACCACCCTGAGATGCCCCAGCGGATCCACTTTATCATGCATCACCTGGATGAACTGGGCCTTGCCAAGCGCTGCCACTCCCTGCCCGCAAGGCCCGCTACAGATGCTGAGCTGCTCACCTGCCACAG TGCTGAGCACTTGGAACGTCTACGGGCCACGGAGAAGATGAAGACCCGGGAGCTGCGCCGGGAGGGTGCCAACTATGACTCCATCTACATCTgctccagcacttttgcctgcGCACAGCTGGCTGCAGGGGCCGCCTGTCGCCTGGTGGAGGCAGTACTGGCAGGAGAG gtttTGAATGGCGTTGCTGTAGTGCGACCTCCTGGCCACCATGCAGAGCCGGATGCAGCttgtggtttctgtttttttaattctgtggctGTGGCTGCTCGCCATGCCCAGGCCATCAGTGGGCATGCGCTGCG GATCCTGATCGTGGACTGGGACATCCATCATGGTAATGGAACTCAGCACATATTTGAGGAGGACCccag TGTGCTGTACATTTCCCTGCACCGCTATGATCATGGTACCTTCTTTCCCATGGGGAACGAGGGTGCCTGTACCCGGATAGGTAAAGCTACAGGCACAGGATTCACTGTCAATGTGGCCTGGAATGGACCCCACATGGGTGATGCTGACTACCTGGCTGCCTGGCACCGTCTGGTGCTTCCTATTGCTTACGAG tttaaCCCAGAACTGGTGCTGGTCTCAGCTGGCTTCGACGCTGCTCGGGGGGATCCTCTGGGAGGCTGCCAGGTGTCGCCTGAGGGCTATGCCCACCTCACCCACCAGCTGATGGGCTTGGCCAATGGCCATATCATCCTAATCCTAGAG GGTGGTTATAACCTGACATCCATCTCAGAGTCCATGGCTGCCTGCACTCGCTCCCTCCTTGGGGATCCACTGCCCCTGCTCACCCGGCTGCGGCCCCCACTATCTGGAGCCCAGGCTTCCATCACTAAAACCATCCAAGTCCATCGAAGATACTGGCGCAGTTTGCGGGTCATGA AGCgcaaaaacaaagaggaactctCCAGTTCTAAGTTGATCACCAAGAAGCCATCCCAACCAGCCAGTTCTGGGTTAGCCAATGTGACGACCACAGTGGAAGGGAACatcctggaggcaggcatgggaCAGGCCGCCTCAGAAGCATCTGTGAAAGAGTCCACTCCAGATCAGACTGAGTCAGCGAGAGCTCCAGTAGAACTTACTCAGAGCCAGTCCTCAGACACAGCCACACAAGGAGCTGCACTGGACCAGACCATCTCAGAGGGGGCCACAGGGGGAGCTGAACTGATCCAAAACCCTCCAGCCTCATGCATCAACAACAGGATTCCTCCTGCCTTACCCGTGCAAGGAGCCACAGCCCAGACATCCCCTAGTAAGCTGATGACAAACCTCAGAATACTGGACCTAGATAGCACGACTCAG GAGCCCTCAGAAGAGGAAGGACTACTAGGAGAGGCAGCTGGAGGTCAGGACACAAATGAGTCAGTGCCAGTGCAGGTCTTTGGAGATCATGCTGACACTGACGAG GTCATGTTTTATGCGGTGAGACCACTGCTTTGGTGTCCTCATTTGGCGGCAGTATGCCCCATACCTGAGACAGGACTAAATGTGACCCAACCTTGTCAGGACTGTGGAACACTCCAGGAGAACTGGGTGTGTCTGTCTTGCTATCAG ATCTACTGCGGTCGTTACATCAATGCTCATATGCTCCAGCACCATGAAGGTTCAGGACACCCACTAGTACTCAGCTATGCCGACCTGTCTGCCTGGTGTTACCACTGTCAAGCCTATGTCCACCACAAG GATCTCCTAGCAGTGAAGAACATCGCCCACCAGAACAAGTTTGGGGAAGACATACCCCATTCAGACTAA